Proteins from a genomic interval of Oncorhynchus clarkii lewisi isolate Uvic-CL-2024 chromosome 13, UVic_Ocla_1.0, whole genome shotgun sequence:
- the LOC139364661 gene encoding cytosolic 5'-nucleotidase 3-like has translation MIPELSSPSVCMRDPPRVEEIIKTMQKAGTSKIQVISDFDMTLTRFAYNGKRCPTSHNILDNSKLISEECKAQLKDLLNTYYPIEIDSKRTAEEKLPLMVEWWTKAHTLLVQQRIRKDLLQDAVKESDAMLREGYQLFFDHLQEHSIPLLIFSAGLGDVLEEVIRQAGVFHPNVKVFSNYMDFDETGVLKAFKGELIHIYNKREGALLNMGHFQELKSRHNVLLLGDSLGDLTMADGVHSMENILKIGFLNDKVEERKTSYLNAYDIVLVKDETMEVLNALLLHLTSTK, from the exons ATG ATCCCAGAGCTGTCCAGTCCCTCAGTGTGTATGAGGGACCCTCCCAGGGTGGAGGAGATCATCAAGACCATGCAGAAGGCTGGCACCAGCAAGATTCAG GTCATTTCAGACTTTGACATGACCCTCACACGGTTTGCCTACAACGGGAAGCGGTGCCCTACCAGTCACA ATATCCTGGACAACAGCAAGCTCATCAGTGAGGAGTGCAAAGCACAG CTGAAGGACCTGCTCAACACATATTACCCCATAGAGATTGATTCCAAACGGACAGCGGAGGAGAAGCTGCCCCTCATGGTGGAGTG GTGGACTAAAGCCCATACTCTTCTGGTGCAGCAGCGCATCAGGAAAGACCTGCTGCAGGATGCGGTGAAGGAGTCCGATGCTATGCTCAG GGAGGGCTACCAGCTGTTCTTTGACCACCTGCAGGAGCACAGCATCCCTCTGCTCATCTTCTCTGCTGGGCTAGGAGACGTGCTGGAGGAGGTGATCCGCCAGGCCGGGGTCTTTCACCCCAACGTCAAGGTCTTCTCCAACTACATGGACTTTGATGAGACT GGAGTGCTGAAGGCCTTCAAAGGGGAGCTGATCCACATCTATAACAAGAGGGAGGGAGCTCTGCTGAACATGGGCCACTTCCAGGAGCTCAAGTCACGCCACAACGTCCTGCTGTTGGGAGACTCTCTGGGGGACCTGACCATGGCTGATGGGGTGCACAGCATGGAGAACATCCTCAAGATCGGTTTCCTCAACGACAAG gtggaggagaggaagacgtCCTACCTGAATGCTTATGACATCGTGCTGGTGAAGGATGAGACCATGGAAGTGCTGAACGCCCTGCTGCTCCACCTCACCAGCACCAAGTGA
- the LOC139364662 gene encoding kelch-like protein 10 translates to MNELEETATSTKFQRCNMERKMSAMTCTIFNELRLEGKLCDVVIKVNGIEFNAHKNILCGCSSYFRALFTSGWNNVEKRVYSIPGVNPDMMRLIIEYAYTRSVPVTAENVEPLLAAADQFCILGIVRACCDYLEAQLCLQNCIGICKFADFYSCPDLRRRAYLFILHHFEMVRFSEEFMELSLAQLCDIIEKDDLNVKQEDVVFEAVLRWINHSPQDRKAHVSVLLPKVRMALMTADYFMNNVKNNTLVKDNDDCKPIIISALKAMYDLNMNGPSNTDFRNPLTRPRLPYAILLAIGGWSGGSPTNGIEAYDARADRWVNVTQEESPRAYHGAAYLNGFVYCVGGFDSVDYFNSVRKFNPVTRTWHQVAPMHSRRCYVSVAVLDGCIYAMGGFDGYVRLNTAECYEPETNQWTLIAPMHEQRSDASATTLHGKVYICGGFNGNECLFTAESYSPQTNQWTLTAPMRSRRSGVGVIAYAEQVYAVGGFDGANRLRNAEAYNPLTNTWRTVPTMFNPRSNFGIEVVDDLLFVVGGFNGFTTTFNVECYDEKTEEWYDAHDMGIFRSALSCCVVHGLPNVAQYAAPRDSLQSPREELKLSASNSILSV, encoded by the exons ATGAATGAACTGGAAGAGACAGCCACCTCCACCAAATTTCAAAGATGCAACATGGAGAGGAAAATGAGTGCTATGACCTGTACAATCTTTAACGAGTTACGTCTGGAGGGAAAACTCTGTGATGTGGTCATCAAAGTCAATGGCATCGAGTTCAATGCCCACAAGAACATCCTGTGTGGATGCAGCTCATACTTCCG TGCTCTCTTCACAAGTGGCTGGAACAACGTTGAGAAGCGGGTCTACAGCATTCCTGGTGTGAACCCAGACATGATGCGCCTGATCATCGAGTATGCCTACACACGTTCCGTGCCTGTGACTGCGGAGAATGTGGAACCGCTCCTGGCGGCTGCAGACCAGTTCTGCATCCTGGGGATCGTGAGGGCCTGCTGCGACTATCTGGAGGCCCAGCTCTGTCTGCAGAACTGCATCGGCATCTGCAAGTTTGCAGACTTCTACTCCTGCCCTGATCTACGCCGCCGGGCCTACCTCTTCATCCTGCACCACTTTGAGATGGTGCGTTTCTCGGAAGAGTTCATGGAGCTCTCTCTGGCACAGCTCTGTGACATCATCGAGAAGGACGACCTGAATGTGAAGCAGGAGGATGTTGTGTTTGAGGCGGTCCTACGCTGGATCAACCACTCGCCTCAGGACCGCAAGGCCCACGTGTCTGTGCTGCTGCCCAAG gtcCGCATGGCCTTGATGACAGCCGATTACTTCATGAACAACGTGAAGAACAATACCTTGGTGAAGGACAATGATGACTGCAAGCCTATCATCATCAGTGCCCTGAAGGCCATGTACGACCTGAACATGAACGGGCCCTCCAACACTGACTTCCGCAACCCTCTGACCCGCCCACGCCTTCCTTATGCCATCCTATTGGCCATAGGTGGCTGGAGTGGTGGCAGCCCTACCAATGGCATTGAGGCGTATGATGCGCGGGCTGACCGGTGGGTGAATGTGACCCAGGAGGAGAGCCCTCGAGCCTACCATGGAGCTGCTTACCTCAATGGCTTTGTCTACTGTGTGGGTGGCTTTGACAGCGTTGACTACTTTAACAGTGTACGTAAGTTCAACCCTGTCACACGGACCTGGCACCAGGTGGCCCCCATGCACTCTCGGCGCTGCTACGTCAGTGTGGCGGTGCTGGATGGCTGTATCTATGCTATGGGTGGCTTTGACGGCTACGTACGACTGAACACCGCTGAGTGCTATGAGCCTGAGACTAACCAGTGGACCCTGATTGCACCCATGCATGAGCAGAGGAGTGATGCCAGTGCTACCACACTACATGGCAAG GTGTACATCTGTGGTGGCTTCAATGGGAATGAGTGCTTGTTCACAGCAGAGAGCTACAGCCCCCAGACCAACCAGTGGACTCTGACCGCCCCCATGAGAAGCAGGCGCAGCGGTGTGGGGGTCATCGCCTATGCGGAGCAGGTCTATGCG gTGGGCGGCTTCGATGGGGCTAACCGCCTGCGTAACGCTGAGGCCTACAACCCGCTGACCAACACATGGCGCACGGTGCCCACCATGTTCAACCCGCGCAGCAACTTTGGCATCGAGGTGGTGGACGACCTCCTGTTCGTGGTGGGGGGCTTCAACGGCTTCACCACTACCTTCAACGTGGAGTGCTATGACGAGAAAACAGAGGAGTGGTACGACGCCCACGACATGGGCATCTTCCGCAGTGCCCTCAGCTGCTGCGTGGTGCACGGGCTTCCCAACGTGGCCCAGTACGCAGCCCCCCGGGACTCCCTCCAGTCCCCCCGGGAAGAGCTGAAGCTCTCCGCTTCCAACAGCATCCTGTCTGTGTGA
- the LOC139364664 gene encoding kelch-like protein 11, whose product MAAAPPNPDDSSRGSSGSSTPSVLVGDGDTEEAEDFTSSSHCTELSRRQNEQRKQGLFCDVTLAFSSGAATGNVQSCEFSAHRSVLAAATDYFTPLLGGQFSESLSGRVEMKEWSAELGPDPETVESVIQYMYTGEIRVSTCNVHEVLELADRFLLLHLKEFCGEFLKKKLSLANCVAVHSLAHMYTLDQLALRAADMIRRNFHKVIQDEEFYTLPFHLVRDWLSDAEITVDAEEVLFEAVVKWVQRNTEQRGRYFEELFRLLRLPQIKPTYLTRVVKNEALVAANEACLRLVSDAVEGHAIRCENLKSADLEFWSSYMASFQPRFGQNMDVIMVVGGVSEGGDYLSECVGYFIYEDRWVNLPHIHNHLDGHAIATTESHIYVAGSMEPGFAKTVERYNPNRNTWEQVSNLTTRKHSFGLTCIKDILYSIGGHGNFSPGFKDVSVYEPEPDKWHNLESAPKILRDVKAVSVEDRYVYVTARTPVDTDNEDGLKTVTTRYDTESRQWQDVDSLPLIDNYCVFQMAVAPTNFYHTASCCPKSYTVRDEAAKQKISAHISDEILESLPPEVTSIEGAAICHFDEDVFVIGGWKNSDDVDKQYRKEAYRYSAERKRWMLLPPMPQPRCRATACHVRIPYRFLYGCQRYPMPQNLARQRDRMQQMQQLHRRTLTLRRQLQSQIEC is encoded by the exons ATGGCAGCTGCACCCCCGAACCCAGACGACTCTAGTCGGGGTAGTAGCGGTAGCAGCACGCCCAGCGTCCTTGTCGGGGACGGGGACACGGAAGAGGCCGAGgatttcacctcctcctcccactgcacAGAGCTGTCTCGGCGGCAGAACGAACAGAGGAAGCAGGGATTGTTCTGCGACGTGACGCTGGCCTTCAGCAGTGGGGCGGCAACCGGGAATGTTCAGAGCTGTGAGTTTTCCGCTCACCGTTCTGTACTGGCCGCGGCTACGGACTATTTCACGCCGTTGCTGGGAGGGCAGTTCTCCGAGTCGCTGTCGGGTCGGGTTGAGATGAAGGAATGGAGCGCTGAATTGGGACCAGACCCGGAGACGGTGGAGAGTGTCATTCAGTACATGTACACGGGAGAAATACGTGTGAGCACCTGCAATGTGCATGAAGTGTTAGAGCTTGCTGACAG GTTCCTGCTGCTGCACCTGAAGGAGTTCTGTGGGGAGTTCTTGAAGAAGAAGCTGAGCCTGGCCAACTGTGTGGCGGTGCACAGCCTGGCCCACATGTACACCCTGGACCAGCTGGCTCTGCGGGCTGCAGACATGATCCGACGCAATTTCCACAAGGTCATCCAGGACGAGGAGTTCTACACCCTGCCCTTCCACCTGGTGAGGGACTGGCTGTCTGACGCAGAGATCACCGTGGACGCGGAAGAGGTGCTGTTTGAGGCTGTGGTGAAGTGGGTCCAGAGGAACACAGAACAGCGGGGGAGGTACTTTGAGGAGTTGTTCCGTCTCCTCCGGCTACCCCAGATTAAGCCCACCTATCTAACGCGCGTGGTGAAGAACGAGGCACTGGTGGCGGCCAACGAGGCCTGTCTCCGCCTGGTGTCCGATGCCGTGGAGGGCCACGCCATCCGCTGTGAGAACCTCAAGTCAGCTGACCTGGAGTTCTGGTCGTCCTACATGGCCTCCTTCCAGCCGCGCTTCGGCCAGAACATGGACGTGATCATGGTGGTGGGCGGGGTGTCGGAGGGGGGTGACTACCTGAGTGAATGTGTGGGTTACTTCATCTACGAGGACCGCTGGGTTAACCTGCCCCACATCCACAACCACCTGGATGGCCACGCCATCGCCACCACAGAGTCCCACATCTACGTAGCGGGATCCATGGAACCGGGATTCGCCAAGACCGTGGAGCGCTATAACCCCAACCGCAACACCTGGGAACAGGTGAGCAACCTGACCACACGTAAACACTCCTTTGGTCTCACCTGTATCAAAGACATCCTGTATAGCATCGGTGGCCACGGCAACTTCAGCCCCGGCTTCAAGGACGTGAGCGTGTACGAGCCTGAGCCGGACAAGTGGCACAACCTGGAGTCAGCACCCAAGATCCTGCGGGACGTGAAGGCGGTGAGTGTGGAGGACCGCTACGTATACGTGACGGCGCGCACGCCAGTGGACACAGACAACGAGGACGGGCTGAAGACGGTCACCACACGTTACGACACAGAGAGCCGCCAGTGGCAGGACGTGGACTCCCTGCCGCTCATAGACAACTACTGTGTGTTCCAGATGGCCGTGGCCCCCACCAACTTCTACCACACGGCCTCATGCTGCCCTAAGAGCTACACGGTGCGGGATGAGGCCGCCAAGCAGAAGATCAGCGCCCACATCTCAGACGAGATCCTGGAGAGCTTGCCGCCCGAGGTCACCAGCATCGAGGGCGCCGCCATCTGCCACTTCGACGAGGACGTGTTTGTGATCGGCGGCTGGAAGAACAGCGATGACGTGGACAAGCAGTACCGCAAAGAGGCCTACCGCTACTCTGCCGAACGGAAGCGCTGGATGCTGCTGCCGCCCATGCCCCAGCCCCGCTGCCGCGCCACCGCCTGTCACGTACGAATCCCCTACCGCTTCCTGTACGGCTGCCAGCGCTACCCCATGCCCCAGAACCTGGCCCGCCAGCGGGACCGTATGCAGCAGATGCAGCAGCTACACCGGCGCACCCTCACCCTGCGCAGGCAGCTGCAGTCTCAGATCGAGTGCTGA